A genome region from Alkalimarinus coralli includes the following:
- a CDS encoding endonuclease/exonuclease/phosphatase family protein has protein sequence MNAYTTHFKVCTFNLFNYLLPPNAFYESENIYTQPKWEKKERWIGEQLSSLAPDIIGFQEVFSPQALEKLTRQHDLPHFVTVSEPGIESHHVYDKPVVALASRFPVISANAVDVDSSIIDALKLQPDFKFSRPPIRAEIQIEGFGSVLVYVAHLKSKRSRLEPQLTGDEDAFSSISESVSAQVHGSWASTIQRGTEATLIYQDIIAQMRLRERPVMVLGDLNDTMESPVLQSLVGGQNIDRLDGKYVSGMAIGDQRAIQRFSLFDAFELQDRIKPAQRKATHYFANRGSVLDYILLSKDFKADYDRSLACVSDYRVNDAHLINPHHETDAECSDHAPVTVEVEIRY, from the coding sequence TTGAACGCTTACACCACCCATTTTAAGGTTTGCACGTTTAACCTGTTTAATTACCTCCTCCCTCCTAATGCTTTTTACGAGTCTGAAAACATATACACTCAACCCAAATGGGAGAAAAAGGAGCGATGGATTGGTGAGCAGTTATCGAGCCTGGCGCCTGATATTATTGGCTTTCAAGAGGTTTTTAGCCCTCAAGCTTTAGAGAAGCTCACCCGTCAACATGATTTGCCGCATTTTGTTACCGTGTCTGAGCCTGGAATAGAGAGCCATCACGTATACGATAAGCCTGTTGTCGCGTTAGCCTCGCGTTTTCCGGTTATTTCAGCTAATGCTGTTGATGTTGATTCTTCGATTATTGATGCATTGAAACTGCAACCGGACTTTAAATTCAGCCGCCCGCCTATCAGGGCTGAAATTCAGATTGAGGGTTTTGGCAGTGTGTTGGTGTATGTTGCGCACTTAAAGTCCAAACGTTCCCGGTTGGAGCCTCAGTTAACCGGGGATGAAGATGCCTTCAGCAGCATCAGCGAAAGTGTTTCGGCGCAGGTTCACGGGAGCTGGGCGTCCACCATTCAAAGAGGCACAGAAGCAACGCTCATCTATCAGGATATTATTGCACAAATGAGGCTTCGGGAAAGACCGGTTATGGTGTTGGGCGACCTGAACGACACCATGGAGTCACCCGTTTTGCAGTCACTGGTGGGCGGGCAGAATATAGACCGGTTGGATGGCAAGTATGTCTCGGGTATGGCTATTGGAGACCAGCGAGCCATTCAGCGTTTTTCGTTATTTGATGCGTTCGAGTTGCAGGACAGAATAAAACCGGCTCAGCGGAAAGCAACGCACTATTTTGCAAATCGTGGCAGTGTGCTCGATTATATATTACTGTCAAAAGACTTTAAGGCTGATTATGACCGCAGCCTTGCTTGTGTTTCCGATTACCGTGTCAACGATGCTCACCTTATCAACCCTCATCATGAAACAGATGCTGAGTGCTCAGATCATGCACCAGTGACGGTAGAGGTTGAAATTAGATATTAA
- a CDS encoding DUF5062 family protein, which translates to MKKLKNEAQLVKEAIRIGSIYVEKRGVCQFEPTDSSKKKSEYIYRLLVHDKQIQALPKEQENEPNIKHKLAIWLHKQLPEGHALLND; encoded by the coding sequence ATGAAAAAGCTGAAGAATGAAGCGCAACTGGTTAAGGAAGCGATCCGCATCGGGTCAATCTATGTTGAAAAAAGAGGTGTTTGTCAATTTGAGCCAACCGACTCATCGAAAAAGAAATCAGAGTACATCTACCGCCTTTTAGTACATGACAAGCAAATACAAGCGCTTCCGAAAGAACAGGAAAACGAGCCCAATATTAAACATAAGCTTGCGATCTGGCTGCATAAGCAGTTACCCGAAGGGCACGCTCTGCTTAATGATTGA
- a CDS encoding DUF2269 family protein: MDSYLLLKLLHILGAVIVTGTGAGIAFFMFMANRSNNAQAIHITAKHVILGDWLFTAPAVITQLITGALLMRELNYSIHSEWFYSVAALFVFIGLCWLPVLRIQYRLHALATDSIDENEVTPEFKRLMRIWTLLGIPAFTAIIVIFWLMVFKPFPVI, from the coding sequence TTGGATAGTTACCTGCTATTAAAACTACTGCATATCTTGGGAGCCGTGATCGTTACCGGAACAGGAGCAGGTATCGCCTTCTTTATGTTTATGGCCAACAGGTCAAACAATGCTCAAGCAATACATATTACCGCCAAGCATGTGATCTTAGGCGACTGGTTGTTTACTGCGCCAGCTGTAATCACTCAGCTTATTACGGGGGCTTTGCTTATGAGAGAACTAAATTACTCTATTCACTCAGAGTGGTTCTACTCCGTAGCGGCTCTATTTGTTTTTATTGGGTTATGTTGGTTGCCCGTCTTACGGATTCAATATCGATTACATGCGCTGGCAACAGACTCTATAGATGAAAACGAAGTAACACCCGAGTTCAAACGTCTAATGCGCATTTGGACGCTGCTTGGAATTCCGGCATTTACAGCGATTATCGTCATATTCTGGCTTATGGTATTTAAGCCCTTTCCAGTTATTTAA
- a CDS encoding DoxX-like family protein, with product MQKAQTPLHKIAIYSLSFLWIFTGLTSIFFDKAFGYQTLANSGITGELADLLIYAGGSLDILIGAWLLTSKWTRACCIAQICVISIYTILLSILDPSFWLHPFGPLTKNLPIVVLILMIYSSSATKN from the coding sequence ATGCAGAAAGCACAAACGCCATTACACAAAATAGCCATTTACTCTCTGTCTTTCTTATGGATTTTCACAGGCCTTACTTCCATCTTTTTTGATAAAGCGTTCGGTTACCAAACTCTCGCTAACTCAGGAATCACCGGAGAGCTGGCTGACTTGCTTATATACGCTGGAGGTAGCTTAGATATTCTTATAGGGGCATGGCTTCTTACTTCAAAATGGACTCGTGCCTGCTGTATCGCACAAATATGTGTTATTTCAATTTATACGATACTACTATCAATATTAGACCCTTCTTTTTGGCTACATCCATTTGGGCCATTGACCAAAAACTTACCAATAGTAGTATTAATACTGATGATCTACAGCAGTTCGGCCACTAAAAACTAA
- a CDS encoding EAL domain-containing protein: protein MTEGFVDFIRFKALTFLLVFCGVLTSTVSAEEQVRLSKTFELGQSNLEQGLGLYLEYLEDPTSELNIGSVLKTPPSSWTENRAETPNFGYSRSTYWFRLSTHNSSTGEPLSRLLVVDYPLIDQLEFFRVEDGQVIDRQLTGDKFSFYQRPLLHRNFVFPINVGAGERNEIYLRVKSEGAVQLPLSVWEPQQFFLIDQSELVRKSVFYGVLSVMILFNLFLFFSLKEAPYLYYVMFVFSFLLTQASMHGVTFQYFWPSSPTAHEMAVLLGVPGCVMFASLFSRSFLSLAYYAPKMDVFFKVTTALGALNMLAAFVLPYRMATTSAVFMVAVVSLGCIFIGPYLWFKGHKIARFFTIAWMCMVVSTTVLALNKFGVIPYNFFTENGLQFGSALEAVLLSFALADRLNRERQDRWKAQQKMLLEVRQRRHIEETMVYDATHHSLTGLPNRTFLENRFTELLKNGVFEEKGIALVLVHFDRFNEINKTLGHLRADQLLKKVCLKINNRVQQIPGLIEVELSEQTLLGVAVVEGVSVAMLIDRRKNENIIRTANGLVEMLSTPIEYDGLAIDVGASVGIAYYPQHGRDADTLLSNGMIAIDVGVNASDRITQYSEEINPYNARRLTLMGDLRNAVNNDLLDLYFQPQVCCRENSVTGIEALLRWNHPLHGFIPPDEFIPIAEKTGTINLVTEWVLDKALERVSELNQQGLQIAVAVNISAVNLREKKFPRLVKSLLKKYAVDAHLLVLEVTETAMMQDPENALLVLTTLNHIGVKLSIDDFGTGHSSLAYIKKLPVHEIKIDRSFVMEMDQDKDGSIIVKTTVNMCHDLGYEVVAEGVETLTSCDNLKAMGCDYLQGYYLARPLPFSELLAWLTDATSHQSWAGGVVSDTAK, encoded by the coding sequence ATGACAGAGGGTTTTGTGGATTTTATTCGTTTTAAAGCACTGACTTTTCTATTAGTGTTTTGTGGCGTATTAACCTCGACTGTTAGCGCAGAGGAGCAGGTACGCCTGAGCAAAACCTTTGAGCTTGGTCAAAGCAACTTAGAACAGGGGCTTGGTCTATACCTTGAATATTTGGAAGACCCAACCAGTGAATTAAACATTGGCTCAGTCCTGAAAACGCCCCCCTCATCCTGGACAGAAAACAGGGCTGAAACACCCAATTTTGGCTACTCTCGCAGCACCTACTGGTTCCGCCTCTCAACTCACAATAGTTCTACCGGTGAACCGTTATCGCGATTGTTGGTTGTCGATTACCCACTGATCGATCAGCTTGAGTTCTTTCGTGTTGAAGATGGTCAGGTGATTGACCGTCAGTTAACAGGGGATAAGTTCTCGTTTTACCAACGACCGCTACTACACAGGAACTTTGTTTTCCCAATTAATGTTGGTGCGGGTGAGCGAAATGAAATTTACTTGCGGGTAAAGAGCGAGGGGGCGGTTCAGCTGCCGCTTTCCGTTTGGGAGCCGCAACAGTTCTTTTTGATTGATCAGTCAGAGCTTGTACGCAAAAGTGTTTTTTATGGCGTATTGTCGGTCATGATTCTGTTTAACCTATTTTTGTTTTTCTCACTGAAAGAAGCCCCTTATCTATATTACGTCATGTTTGTTTTTTCGTTTTTGCTCACTCAGGCAAGCATGCATGGCGTTACGTTTCAGTACTTTTGGCCATCGTCCCCCACGGCTCACGAGATGGCGGTACTCTTGGGGGTGCCTGGTTGTGTGATGTTTGCTTCGCTATTTAGTCGCAGTTTTTTGTCGCTGGCCTATTACGCCCCGAAGATGGACGTTTTTTTCAAAGTGACCACGGCGCTGGGCGCGTTAAATATGCTCGCTGCGTTTGTGCTGCCGTATAGAATGGCGACAACATCAGCTGTATTTATGGTTGCGGTTGTTAGCTTGGGGTGTATTTTTATTGGTCCCTATCTTTGGTTTAAGGGGCATAAAATTGCGCGCTTTTTTACCATTGCCTGGATGTGCATGGTTGTTTCAACAACGGTACTGGCGCTTAATAAATTTGGTGTTATCCCCTACAACTTCTTTACCGAAAACGGGCTTCAATTTGGTTCGGCCTTGGAAGCGGTATTGTTATCGTTTGCCTTGGCGGATCGCCTTAACCGTGAACGACAAGACCGCTGGAAAGCACAGCAGAAGATGTTGTTGGAAGTTAGGCAACGGCGTCATATTGAAGAGACGATGGTATACGATGCAACCCATCATTCATTAACAGGGCTGCCAAACAGAACATTTTTGGAAAACCGCTTTACTGAGCTGCTGAAAAATGGCGTGTTTGAAGAAAAGGGGATTGCGCTTGTATTGGTTCACTTTGACCGGTTTAACGAAATAAACAAAACCCTGGGGCACTTAAGAGCGGATCAGTTACTTAAAAAAGTGTGCCTGAAAATTAATAACAGAGTGCAGCAGATCCCTGGCCTGATTGAAGTAGAGCTAAGTGAGCAAACGCTTCTAGGGGTTGCGGTTGTTGAAGGGGTTTCTGTTGCGATGCTTATTGATCGACGAAAAAACGAGAATATTATTCGAACAGCCAATGGTTTGGTTGAAATGCTTTCGACGCCCATTGAGTACGATGGGTTGGCCATTGATGTCGGGGCGTCAGTGGGTATTGCCTATTACCCTCAGCATGGCCGCGATGCTGATACGCTGCTAAGTAATGGCATGATTGCGATAGATGTGGGTGTTAATGCCAGTGACCGTATCACCCAGTACTCTGAAGAGATTAACCCCTACAACGCTCGCCGTCTAACGTTGATGGGCGATTTAAGAAACGCCGTTAATAATGATCTTCTTGATCTTTACTTCCAGCCACAGGTTTGTTGCAGAGAGAACAGTGTGACCGGTATTGAAGCACTGCTGCGCTGGAATCACCCGTTGCATGGCTTTATCCCCCCCGATGAATTTATCCCTATTGCGGAGAAAACAGGCACCATTAATCTGGTGACTGAATGGGTGTTAGACAAGGCGCTGGAAAGGGTTTCTGAGTTAAATCAGCAGGGGCTCCAGATTGCAGTGGCCGTCAACATCTCAGCGGTTAATCTGAGGGAGAAGAAATTTCCGCGATTGGTTAAATCACTGCTTAAAAAATACGCTGTTGATGCCCACCTGCTGGTATTAGAGGTGACCGAAACGGCGATGATGCAAGACCCCGAAAACGCGCTACTGGTATTGACGACGCTGAACCACATTGGAGTCAAGCTGTCTATTGATGACTTTGGTACAGGGCACTCTTCGCTAGCCTATATCAAGAAACTGCCAGTGCATGAAATCAAGATTGATCGCTCGTTTGTGATGGAAATGGATCAAGATAAAGACGGCTCTATTATTGTAAAAACCACGGTTAATATGTGTCACGACCTTGGCTATGAGGTGGTTGCAGAGGGCGTTGAGACGCTAACCAGTTGCGATAATTTAAAAGCCATGGGGTGTGACTACTTGCAGGGGTATTACCTTGCCCGGCCACTGCCTTTTAGCGAGCTGTTGGCTTGGTTAACAGATGCGACCAGTCATCAGAGTTGGGCTGGTGGTGTGGTCTCTGATACAGCTAAATGA
- the creD gene encoding cell envelope integrity protein CreD — protein MQKQLAIKIAIIFVIGLLVLIPTTMVQIKIYERQGYLEEARAAVARSWTGAQSLVTPILVVPYQLASGSKSGFYTEESIKASEKQALLLPDRMENKVDVANKSVFKGIYEVPVYNSDIRLKGLFSAEKINKFLNRIKNTPRFEGFGVPYLSIHVSDVRGISGAPSLTIDDEQTLLTPGTKLSALVGGLHGELESLIDNVQDINLSLELSLRGMGGLSFIQLADDSRTEMKSDWPHPEFTGTALPVDRNISSSGFTARWLTSQYSSNAADLLTRCIESLNCHELQASGSGVNFIEPVDVYLQSERSVKYAMLFIGLSFITFFIFEHIKKIRIHPIQYAFVGLAIAVFYLLLISLAEHIAFHWAYGIAVTCCSGLILFYAKVMLKSFKSALLFSLMIVVLYGLLYVIVQAEDFALLMGSILVFLVLTVLMTVTRKIDWYNLEAIEGVTLGRK, from the coding sequence ATGCAAAAACAGTTGGCGATAAAAATAGCCATCATTTTTGTCATCGGTCTGTTGGTGTTAATTCCGACAACCATGGTGCAGATAAAAATCTACGAACGGCAGGGATATCTGGAAGAAGCTCGGGCCGCTGTTGCGCGCAGTTGGACCGGTGCCCAGTCATTGGTCACCCCTATATTGGTTGTGCCTTATCAGTTGGCTTCCGGTTCCAAGTCTGGCTTTTATACCGAAGAATCAATAAAGGCGTCCGAGAAACAGGCGCTACTGTTGCCTGACCGTATGGAAAACAAGGTAGATGTCGCCAATAAAAGCGTGTTCAAAGGGATCTATGAAGTACCTGTATATAACAGTGATATTCGTCTTAAAGGACTGTTTTCTGCTGAAAAAATCAATAAATTTCTAAACCGAATCAAAAATACCCCTCGATTTGAAGGCTTCGGCGTTCCTTATCTATCCATCCATGTTTCTGATGTGCGCGGGATCAGCGGCGCACCTTCGCTCACGATTGACGATGAACAAACATTACTGACGCCTGGCACTAAACTCAGCGCTTTGGTCGGAGGGCTCCATGGTGAGCTGGAGTCACTCATTGACAATGTGCAGGATATTAACCTCTCACTTGAGCTATCGCTTAGAGGAATGGGCGGGCTATCGTTTATCCAGTTAGCAGATGACTCCCGAACCGAGATGAAATCAGACTGGCCACACCCGGAATTTACCGGAACTGCACTACCGGTCGATAGAAACATTTCTTCATCAGGCTTTACCGCTCGTTGGCTGACGTCCCAATATTCCAGCAACGCTGCTGATTTGCTAACGCGTTGTATCGAGTCATTGAACTGCCACGAATTGCAGGCTTCCGGTTCGGGAGTCAACTTTATTGAGCCGGTTGATGTGTACCTGCAATCAGAACGTTCGGTGAAATATGCCATGCTGTTTATCGGTTTGAGCTTTATTACATTCTTTATTTTTGAGCACATCAAAAAGATTCGTATTCATCCTATTCAATATGCTTTTGTCGGGTTAGCCATCGCAGTGTTTTACCTGCTGCTAATTTCTCTGGCTGAGCACATCGCCTTTCACTGGGCTTATGGCATCGCTGTTACCTGCTGTTCAGGGCTAATACTCTTCTACGCAAAAGTGATGCTCAAGAGTTTTAAATCTGCGCTGTTGTTCTCGCTGATGATTGTTGTGCTCTATGGTCTTCTCTACGTGATTGTTCAGGCCGAAGACTTCGCCTTGCTGATGGGGTCTATATTGGTGTTCCTTGTGCTGACAGTATTGATGACCGTCACTCGAAAAATTGACTGGTACAACCTAGAAGCGATAGAGGGGGTTACATTAGGGAGGAAGTAG
- a CDS encoding nucleotidyltransferase family protein, whose protein sequence is MHHQTGVYVLLAAGFSRRFGSPKLLHELPSGNTIIATSISALAKSGCGFIVVIRDDDAELYKHLSTLNIELMKVSHAIQGLASVIAEVASNLKPREYHWIGICLGDMPYIKPETYVQLSRHASRSGIVRPFFNGKPGHPVLFGQRYFTALTALTGDDGAKSVIKASADALQKINVTDEMVLYDIDRPEQVR, encoded by the coding sequence ATGCACCATCAAACCGGAGTCTATGTTCTATTAGCCGCAGGGTTTTCGCGCCGCTTTGGCAGCCCTAAACTATTGCATGAGCTGCCAAGTGGTAACACAATCATAGCAACATCCATAAGCGCCTTAGCTAAATCCGGTTGCGGTTTTATTGTCGTTATTCGAGACGATGATGCGGAACTATACAAACACCTCAGTACGCTGAATATTGAGCTTATGAAGGTCAGCCATGCTATACAGGGGCTAGCCAGTGTTATTGCAGAAGTTGCCTCAAACCTGAAACCACGAGAGTATCACTGGATCGGCATTTGTTTGGGTGACATGCCCTATATTAAACCAGAAACCTATGTGCAGCTGTCGCGACACGCGTCGCGCTCAGGCATTGTTCGCCCGTTCTTTAACGGCAAACCGGGCCACCCGGTGCTGTTTGGCCAGAGATACTTTACAGCACTAACAGCATTAACAGGTGACGATGGAGCAAAGTCTGTCATTAAAGCCTCTGCTGACGCATTGCAGAAAATAAACGTGACAGATGAAATGGTGCTATATGATATCGATAGGCCAGAACAAGTACGCTAA
- a CDS encoding XdhC family protein → MNNPVQSTGHRTEQLAGSSAERQAGSSTEQRVIDSLCQWLGDGESAWLCTIVSTWGSSPRPAGSILAFHPDYGIVGSLSGGCIEEALIRKLSSASQENETDVAPYLYQYAITDDDRTQYSLPCGGQLTVLVEHLVPTAETIQHVRIICNVLNNRQSVRRQVSLKGEGANIITEPGAVAGPAVMTSPDYVATRFGPTFKMLLLGAGEVSYHVAKIAGTVDFSVTLCDPRPTFLQGWQCEGVEVIQCLPDDLVKARFSDPYCAILALAHDPRVDDMALMEALKTNAFYIGAMGSLKTTKDRLNRLAELDCSSSEIEKLHAPVGVNIGSKTPAEIAISIMAQVIAERHRFLNGDRNKLAADVE, encoded by the coding sequence GTGAACAACCCCGTGCAATCTACTGGTCACCGTACCGAACAGCTGGCGGGCAGTAGTGCTGAGCGGCAGGCGGGCAGTAGCACCGAGCAGCGGGTTATTGATTCGCTATGCCAATGGTTGGGTGATGGCGAGTCGGCCTGGTTGTGCACCATTGTGAGTACCTGGGGCTCGTCGCCCCGGCCTGCGGGGTCTATTTTAGCTTTTCATCCAGACTATGGCATTGTCGGGTCACTGTCAGGCGGCTGCATAGAAGAAGCACTGATTCGCAAATTGTCATCCGCTTCACAAGAAAATGAGACTGATGTTGCGCCTTACCTATACCAGTATGCGATAACCGACGATGACCGAACTCAGTATTCGCTACCTTGTGGTGGCCAGTTAACGGTTCTGGTTGAGCATCTGGTACCAACCGCTGAGACTATTCAGCACGTTAGAATCATCTGTAATGTACTGAACAACAGGCAGAGCGTTCGTCGGCAGGTCTCACTCAAAGGCGAGGGGGCAAATATAATAACGGAGCCGGGCGCGGTTGCAGGGCCCGCAGTAATGACCTCGCCTGACTATGTGGCCACGCGATTTGGGCCAACGTTTAAAATGCTTTTATTGGGTGCCGGTGAGGTTTCATATCATGTGGCAAAGATCGCTGGCACAGTCGACTTTTCGGTGACTCTTTGTGACCCTCGACCAACGTTTTTACAAGGTTGGCAATGCGAGGGGGTTGAGGTTATCCAGTGCCTGCCGGATGACTTGGTGAAAGCGCGGTTTTCTGACCCATACTGTGCCATATTGGCTTTGGCCCATGACCCAAGAGTGGATGATATGGCGCTGATGGAAGCGTTGAAAACAAATGCATTTTATATTGGTGCGATGGGCTCACTGAAAACGACCAAAGACCGTCTTAACCGACTGGCCGAGCTAGACTGCTCGTCCTCTGAAATAGAAAAGCTTCATGCACCTGTCGGAGTGAACATTGGCAGCAAAACACCAGCAGAAATTGCCATTTCGATTATGGCGCAAGTCATTGCCGAGCGGCACAGGTTTTTGAACGGTGACCGCAATAAACTGGCGGCAGATGTTGAGTAG
- a CDS encoding (2Fe-2S)-binding protein, giving the protein MKISVNGVDQAVEFEPDTPLLWVIRDELKLKGTKFGCGKGLCGACTVHMNGVAIRSCITPVSAVEGQNITTIEGIGSDDSPHQLQKSWLEFNVPQCGYCQSGQLMSASALLANKPSPSDADIDEAMSGNACRCGTYPRIKAAIHHAADNLKNS; this is encoded by the coding sequence ATGAAAATTTCGGTCAATGGTGTAGATCAGGCGGTTGAGTTTGAACCAGATACCCCCCTGTTGTGGGTTATCAGAGATGAGCTAAAACTCAAAGGTACAAAATTTGGCTGCGGCAAAGGGCTTTGCGGTGCCTGTACGGTGCACATGAATGGCGTCGCTATCCGCTCTTGTATCACGCCTGTCAGTGCGGTTGAAGGGCAAAATATCACCACTATTGAGGGCATCGGCTCTGATGACTCCCCTCATCAGCTACAAAAGAGCTGGCTTGAGTTTAATGTGCCACAGTGTGGCTACTGCCAATCTGGCCAGCTGATGTCTGCCAGCGCGCTCTTAGCTAATAAACCCAGCCCCAGTGATGCTGATATTGATGAGGCGATGTCTGGAAATGCCTGTCGATGCGGGACTTACCCAAGAATTAAAGCGGCAATACATCATGCTGCTGATAACCTCAAAAACAGCTAA
- a CDS encoding xanthine dehydrogenase family protein molybdopterin-binding subunit, with translation MTDQTHGVNVSRRQFIKATATATGGFSLSTFLPGCATFGAKGLTDDNRWKANAWLEITPDSEVIFTLDRVEMGQGTTTGLTTLLAEELDVEPATVSVKYAPVANVYRNPDYGLQMTGGSNSLSSSWGQIREAGATAREMLVAAAAEVYKVPVDQCQAKDGQVVLLGRGNALSYGELAPLAASQSIPSNPTLKPASEFRFIGKQNKRLDITGKVNGQTAYGIDTEVEGMAYAVVSRCPVLGGKVKQFDATKALASNGVVGVFEIYNGVAVVAEQYWQARKAQSILDIEWDEGPLSTLSSDEMFRTFKQAAIEEEGERVRDDGDFEEAENDAEKVFEAEYQTPFLAHATLEPMNCVVDIRDDNAVVWAPTQAPDLARIAVARVTDLSPSDVDVNVTAIGGGFGRRLTQDFIEEAAAVAYQAKRPIKLMWSREEDTQHDWYRPATYHKLKATFNSSGDVTGWDHQIVAPNLLDWYIRDAAPAQYPWAPKFMYGTLGSIGLAMQGIAVPEDKTAIEGAVEMPYNIANIQVRHTHADIGVPVSFWRSVGHSQNAFYVESFIDELAHETATDPYAFRRSLLQGHPRQLKVLELAAEQSGWGEPLPEGHYRGIAVHESFKSYAAQVVELSVNNGEIKVHRIICAIDCGIVVNPDIVKAQMEGGIIFALTAALYGEISVKNGRVAQSNFDDYPLLRMNETPEIDVHIVDSNESPSGVGEPGVPPLAPAVANAIFAATGQRLRSLPLRPA, from the coding sequence ATGACTGATCAAACTCATGGCGTTAATGTCTCTCGACGTCAATTCATCAAGGCAACGGCAACAGCAACAGGCGGTTTTTCATTAAGTACCTTTTTGCCAGGTTGTGCAACGTTTGGTGCCAAAGGGCTTACTGATGATAACCGTTGGAAAGCCAATGCCTGGCTGGAGATTACACCTGATTCAGAGGTTATCTTTACCCTGGATAGGGTAGAAATGGGGCAGGGGACAACCACGGGGCTAACAACGCTATTAGCAGAAGAGCTGGATGTAGAACCCGCGACTGTTTCCGTTAAATATGCGCCGGTTGCCAACGTGTACAGAAACCCGGACTATGGTTTGCAGATGACGGGGGGCAGTAACAGCCTCTCTTCAAGTTGGGGGCAAATAAGAGAAGCAGGCGCAACAGCTAGGGAGATGCTCGTCGCGGCGGCAGCCGAGGTTTATAAGGTGCCGGTCGATCAGTGCCAAGCAAAAGATGGCCAGGTCGTACTGCTTGGACGTGGCAATGCTTTAAGCTACGGAGAACTAGCGCCACTGGCCGCCTCCCAATCGATACCTTCAAACCCAACCCTGAAACCGGCCTCCGAGTTTCGTTTTATCGGTAAGCAGAATAAACGACTTGATATAACTGGCAAGGTTAATGGTCAAACGGCATACGGCATTGATACTGAAGTGGAAGGCATGGCCTACGCTGTGGTTAGCCGTTGCCCCGTGTTGGGTGGCAAGGTCAAACAGTTTGATGCCACAAAAGCGCTGGCGTCCAACGGCGTTGTTGGCGTGTTTGAAATCTATAACGGGGTCGCCGTGGTCGCAGAGCAATACTGGCAGGCCAGAAAAGCGCAAAGCATACTTGATATCGAGTGGGATGAAGGCCCGCTTTCTACGCTGTCTTCAGACGAGATGTTCCGCACGTTTAAGCAGGCGGCGATCGAAGAAGAAGGCGAGCGGGTTCGCGATGATGGTGATTTTGAAGAGGCAGAAAATGATGCTGAAAAGGTTTTTGAAGCCGAGTACCAGACGCCCTTTTTAGCACATGCAACGCTGGAACCCATGAATTGTGTGGTTGACATTCGTGATGATAACGCGGTTGTTTGGGCGCCCACTCAGGCACCAGATCTGGCCCGTATTGCCGTGGCGCGTGTCACTGATCTTTCTCCGAGTGATGTTGATGTGAACGTTACAGCCATTGGTGGTGGCTTTGGTCGACGTCTGACTCAGGACTTTATTGAAGAGGCAGCGGCGGTCGCCTATCAGGCGAAACGCCCGATTAAACTAATGTGGTCAAGGGAAGAAGATACTCAACATGATTGGTATCGACCAGCGACTTACCACAAGCTAAAGGCCACATTTAATTCATCCGGTGATGTGACAGGGTGGGATCACCAGATTGTCGCGCCAAACCTTCTTGATTGGTATATCCGTGATGCGGCTCCGGCGCAATATCCATGGGCACCCAAGTTTATGTACGGCACCCTCGGCTCTATTGGGTTGGCGATGCAGGGCATTGCGGTGCCGGAGGATAAAACCGCCATAGAAGGCGCTGTAGAAATGCCTTACAACATCGCCAATATCCAGGTACGTCATACTCATGCCGATATTGGTGTCCCTGTTTCGTTCTGGCGCTCAGTCGGACACTCCCAAAATGCATTTTATGTTGAAAGTTTTATTGACGAGCTAGCTCATGAAACGGCAACTGACCCATACGCGTTCAGGCGCAGCCTGTTACAGGGGCATCCGCGTCAACTGAAGGTGTTGGAGTTGGCTGCTGAGCAGTCAGGGTGGGGCGAACCTCTTCCAGAAGGGCATTATCGAGGTATTGCGGTACACGAAAGCTTTAAGAGTTATGCAGCCCAAGTGGTAGAGCTTTCCGTTAACAATGGAGAGATTAAGGTTCACCGGATTATTTGTGCGATTGACTGCGGTATTGTGGTCAACCCTGATATTGTGAAAGCGCAAATGGAAGGAGGCATTATCTTCGCATTGACTGCGGCTCTTTACGGTGAAATAAGTGTTAAGAACGGGCGGGTTGCGCAATCAAACTTTGATGATTACCCGTTGCTGCGAATGAATGAAACGCCAGAGATAGATGTGCATATTGTTGATAGCAATGAAAGCCCAAGTGGGGTCGGGGAGCCAGGGGTACCGCCATTAGCGCCTGCGGTTGCTAATGCAATATTTGCCGCTACAGGCCAACGATTGAGGTCACTCCCATTACGACCGGCATAG